The proteins below are encoded in one region of Alistipes indistinctus YIT 12060:
- a CDS encoding glycoside hydrolase family 28 protein encodes MKKFILSALAVLCAMQLGAKDYNASLFGIKSNGTTLNTSSIQKAIDYIHSEGGGRLVFYVGRYLTGSINLRSNVTIQLNEGAVLLGSTNPYDYPIDSSYCALVRAVKVDNVAITGKGVIDGQGREASYNLLDQIQKGIINDPAKYDRPDGSRRARTLYFRECKDVTIDGITLKNSGDWVQTYDQCDRLKINGITVDSKAYWNNDGLDIVDCRNTTVTNSFIDATDDGICLKSHSHEHMCENIEIRNCVARSSASGIKFGTVSAGGYKNIRIINNKVYDTFRSAFTIATPDGGVVENILVDSLYAYNVGNAIFLRIGNRWTKGSVGSIDGVTIRNMYCELSDGKPDAGYEYEGPVEDLPRNISPASIVGLKGYDIRNVKLENITIVTPGGGNPYYAKVGTSAKELDAIPEMADRYPEFSQFKELPAWGFYIRHAKDIAFDNVKFIAKNRDYRPAIVTDDVKGLSLADVTFEEPGAKKKQIHTYQTTNIQINK; translated from the coding sequence ATGAAAAAGTTTATTCTCTCAGCACTGGCCGTCCTGTGTGCGATGCAACTGGGGGCGAAGGATTACAACGCCTCGCTCTTCGGCATCAAATCCAACGGTACGACGCTGAACACCTCCTCGATCCAGAAGGCGATAGACTACATCCACTCCGAGGGTGGCGGACGCCTCGTCTTCTACGTGGGCCGTTACCTGACCGGCAGCATCAACCTGCGCTCGAACGTCACGATCCAGCTCAACGAAGGCGCCGTACTGCTCGGTTCGACGAACCCGTACGACTACCCGATCGACAGTTCCTACTGCGCATTGGTGCGGGCGGTTAAGGTCGACAATGTCGCGATTACCGGCAAGGGGGTCATCGACGGCCAGGGCCGCGAGGCGTCGTATAACCTGCTCGACCAGATCCAGAAAGGGATCATCAACGACCCGGCCAAATACGACCGGCCCGATGGATCGCGCCGCGCACGGACGCTCTATTTCCGCGAATGCAAAGACGTCACCATCGACGGCATCACGCTGAAGAACTCGGGCGACTGGGTGCAGACTTACGACCAGTGCGATCGGCTGAAGATCAACGGCATCACCGTCGACAGCAAGGCCTACTGGAACAACGACGGGCTCGACATCGTCGACTGCCGCAACACCACCGTCACCAATTCGTTCATCGACGCGACCGACGACGGTATCTGCCTCAAATCGCACAGCCACGAGCACATGTGCGAGAACATCGAAATCCGCAACTGCGTAGCCCGCTCGAGCGCGAGCGGCATCAAGTTCGGCACGGTAAGCGCCGGCGGCTACAAGAATATCCGCATCATCAACAATAAGGTATACGACACCTTCCGCTCGGCCTTCACGATCGCCACGCCGGACGGAGGCGTCGTCGAGAATATCCTCGTCGACAGCCTTTACGCATACAACGTGGGCAACGCGATCTTCCTGCGTATCGGCAACCGCTGGACCAAAGGTTCGGTGGGTTCGATCGACGGAGTCACGATCCGGAACATGTACTGCGAACTCTCGGACGGCAAGCCCGACGCGGGTTACGAATACGAAGGCCCGGTGGAAGACCTGCCGCGCAACATCTCGCCCGCAAGCATCGTCGGCCTGAAAGGGTACGACATCCGGAACGTGAAACTCGAAAACATCACGATCGTCACCCCGGGCGGCGGCAATCCCTACTACGCGAAGGTGGGCACCAGCGCGAAGGAGCTCGACGCGATCCCCGAGATGGCCGACCGTTATCCCGAATTTTCGCAATTCAAGGAGCTGCCCGCATGGGGCTTCTACATCCGCCACGCGAAGGATATCGCTTTCGACAACGTGAAGTTCATTGCCAAAAACCGTGACTACCGCCCGGCGATCGTCACCGACGACGTGAAGGGCCTGAGCCTCGCAGATGTCACCTTCGAAGAACCGGGAGCAAAGAAAAAACAGATCCATACTTACCAAACGACTAACATTCAAATCAATAAATAA